From Diceros bicornis minor isolate mBicDic1 chromosome 17, mDicBic1.mat.cur, whole genome shotgun sequence, the proteins below share one genomic window:
- the RESF1 gene encoding retroelement silencing factor 1 isoform X2 gives MNWNTKPETVTLPPQYPKSQTSFLEQALINTPSQSSLNYLGSNQEACMFLSNANPVSQPLPNIRNYKTPQQIPISDMHSGTIVASQTSVERITYANVKGPKQLNHNLQMSSGVTQNVWLNSPMRNSLLSHTGATVSQQTSFGTNTPNVHALQNQFVTSDTYSMQLQMIPSNSVSGPVTYQGNPRLNPSLSDQQVDWAQQQYTSNGLTYPDYRPLPKQYSYSSQSFMQDPTQKQNPMPSTSLQVKNSHPPNSALTLQSKQTATIQSYQYAVSQTDRRPPPPYDCRYASQPLQSTQHVIKHSLEVPQSQEMHLPEMRKDFCRGFQQQWQNLNDNVSMTGNVCNLKVNTNISQPFNGPIRSSVEGVQTLPQNNHEKRVDSCNLTSSQVLDTSVTKEKLVRDIKTLVEIKKKFSELARKIKINKSLLMAAGCIKTTNTPYSQSAQNSELSLNQTAKIQSEPQVTPVTPETAEDKLAPAMESLEETNVTHSTLNSNIQDTNCRNFNQVNSVLQNPVCSEKLPMLPNQLHDLKVMTSLKTSAVEITQATLNNTPFSSGNFVNVEQNVPTNSGTTSFPQSTSFEEYVSKYPNKNKLILSLLAHGDKTPKKSLKDASKTIQDSKPHTFERNPNTRITGNQLNLKTMEPPSTCKINPKISDNSFCLERKSSTNGVSSKNDSHCSMELLATCLSLWKKQPSQPTEEQCNGSRTYTTAVGISKPGEICDKSPFSVVENSPNKTVNSSQETTLSMVVQNYESLGATITKGTELQIAIVSPLILSDVKTLSVKEIKPEAPPETVYPVIKEGSVCSLQNQLAENTGVTAALKVNEPVASTTASTKIFPLIQKEKQNESTNGNSEGAPNTTQGKHIKSEPDIHYPVSDQQASCNSRDNDIVSGDTLQIDNICSLVEGNTSYNSQIAKIFNSPPLKKVELQEPSLPNHQVISSKRQKQLDNITENKDFGFQKDDFVECTDISHKITDESKSLQPPESPSLKYVEANSGIVEESNLEQITEKESMANGMCSVAANQQDSSLEEIAVSCDYTAQDPARNEILDGKTSGLYLHDQLSELLKEFPYGIEAVNTCKGSVAPKLTDEISKDQTCDKTDCNSKDSMDSTDQIQIKILSSEEMKQLFPEQDDQRCEADKLTEPQKEKAVMEEGSRCDSEALTDGESCDSVIVDSEKDDVRCCALGWLSMVYEGIPQCQCNSIKNQTSGEEKGKDQCPPLETNSCQQGERTSDRDVPVGFTSSPSNKPKIPLSLPDGKNHFRLTEEGKNIKDGSQTKHNSSLRSEQEVSSQYLSKGDKKLDFLQSHKRKAKLQFHEITFHSGNKMTKFSQESLQKRLVAPNSRPLKAKTCFLTNKNKDLHVKNGSLVQSVSPEKRKLKAGGPTQKILEKRKLDEGSVHVSEMKRKKHDKREQNRNVGGGTFKLCNFLSTSNERARVKEKAVSNVMSSGSKDSSSKFNRVLTQKEYLQRQKYKETVGNKALKKYVKNVPCDSEYVRSSKLAVRVGSCGTSNDRQSSSVQTSKEPINIYVNHGKNIKIHHSEESKTNVSRNVKGTVGGKQPDKMWIDKTKLDKNLTNINNDVEFSQMSPQSKDQRKLYLNRVAFKCTERESICLTKLDGSPRKLNKEKRPENKPKSLLLVKDTTEKSRMLEFKLCPDGLIKNTNPVEDRKDLQPCPGKEQAPVQVSGIKSTKEDWLKCVTEEKRMPEANQEIDDNVLGNSRVCKRSFSADGIETLQNPVKDSKAMFQTYKKMYMEKRSRSLCSSPIK, from the exons ATGAATTGGAATACAAAACCAGAGACTGTCACCTTACCACCACAGTATCCTAAAAGCCAAACCTCTTTTTTGGAGCAGGCTTTAATAAACACACCATCTCAAAGTTCTTTAAACTATCTTGGAAGTAATCAAGAAGCGTGCATGTTTCTCAGTAATGCAAATCCAGTTTCACAGCCACTGCCCAAcataagaaattataaaactcctcaacaaaTCCCTATTTCTGATATGCATAGTGGGACAATTGTGGCCTCACAAACTTCAGTAGAAAGAATAACATATGCAAATGTTAAAGGACCAAAACAACTGAATCACAATTTGCAAATGTCTTCAGGAGTTACACAAAATGTATGGTTGAACTCACCAATGCGGAATTCTTTGCTTTCTCATACAGGGGCAACTGTATCTCAACAAACCAGTTTTGGAACTAATACGCCCAATGTACATGCACTACAGAATCAATTTGTAACATCGGATACCTATTCTATGCAACTACAAATGATCCCTTCTAATTCTGTAAGCGGTCCTGTAACTTATCAGGGAAACCCAAGACTAAACCCATCTTTATCAGACCAACAGGTTGATTGGGCACAACAACAGTATACATCTAATGGACTGACTTATCCGGATTACAGACCACTTCCAAAGCAATACAGTTATTCATCACAAAGCTTTATGCAAGATCCTACTCAGAAACAAAACCCTATGCCATCTACATCATTACAAGTTAAAAATAGTCATCCTCCAAATTCTGCACTGACTTTACAGTCAAAGCAGACTGCAACTATACAGTCATATCAATATGCAGTTTCTCAGACTGACAGAAGACCTCCTCCTCCTTATGACTGTAGGTATGCAAGCCAGCCGTTGCAAAGTACTCAGCATGTTATTAAACACTCTTTGGAAGTTCCTCAGAGTCAAGAAATGCACTTACCTGAAATGAGGAAAGACTTCTGTAGAGGCTTTCAACAGCAATGGCAAAACCTTAATGATAATGTCAGCATGACTGGAAATGTCTGTAACTTGAAAGTAAATACCAACATCAGTCAGCCTTTTAATGGACCCATTAGATCTTCTGTAGAAGGTGTTCAGACTCTTCCTCAAAATAATCATGAGAAAAGAGTGGATTCTTGCAATCTAACTTCAAGTCAAGTACTGGACACAAGTGTCACAAAAGAAAAGTTAGTGAGGGATATTAAAACattggtagaaataaaaaagaagttttCAGAACTtgcaaggaaaattaaaattaataaaagtctTTTGATGGCAGCAGGTTgtattaaaacaacaaatacCCCATATAGTCAGTCAGCTCAAAATTCTGAATTGTCTTTGAATCAAACTGCCAAAATCCAGTCTGAACCACAGGTAACCCCAGTCACTCCAGAGACTGCAGAGGATAAACTAGCACCAGCCATGGAATCTCTAGAGGAAACAAATGTAACACACAGTACATTGAATTCCAACATTCAGGACACCAATTGCAGAAATTTTAACCAAGTCAATTCTGTTTTACAAAATCCTGTCTGTTCAGAAAAGTTGCCAATGCTGCCAAACCAGTTACACGATTTGAAAGTTATGACTTCTTTAAAGACATCAGCTGTTGAGATTACCCAGGCAACATTAAATAACACCCCGTTTTCATCAGGAAATTTTGTCAACGTTGAACAAAATGTGCCAACAAATTCTGGAACAACTTCTTTTCCTCAGTCTACGTCTTTTGAGGAATATGTTTCAAAGTATCCAAATAAAAATAAGCTAATTCTCAGTTTACTGGCACATGGAGATAAAACTCCAAAGAAATCATTAAAAGATGCTAGTAAAACTATTCAGGATTCTAAACCACATACTTTTGAAAGGAATCCAAATACCCGAATCACTGGTAACCAACTGAATTTGAAAACCATGGAACCTCCAAGTACTTGTAAGATAAATCCCAAGATTTCAGACAATTCGTTTTGCCTTGAGCGTAAATCCTCTACAAATGGAGTGTCTTCTAAAAATGACAGTCACTGTTCCATGGAATTGCTAGCAACGTGTCTTTCTCTGTGGAAAAAACAACCTTCACAACCTACAGAAGAACAGTGTAATGGGTCAAGAACATATACAACAGCAGTTGGAATTTCAAAGCCTGGGGAAATCTGTGATAAGAGTCCATTTTCAGTTGTGGAAAATTCTCCGAATAAGACAGTAAACAGCTCACAAGAAACAACTTTGTCAATGGTAGTACAGAATTATGAGTCTCTAGGTGCAACTATTACAAAGGGAACAGAACTTCAGATTGCTATAGTGTCACCCTTAATTCTTTCAGATGTCAAAACGTTATCTGTCAAAGAAATAAAACCTGAAGCTCCACCTGAAACAGTGTATCCAGTTATTAAAGAAGGCAGTGTCTGTAGCTTACAAAATCAGTTGGCAGAAAATACTGGAGTTACTGCTGCTTTGAAAGTTAATGAACCAGTAGCAAGTACTACAGCAAGCACCAAGATTTTCCCACTAATtcagaaggaaaagcaaaatgaGTCAACTAATGGTAATTCAGAAGGCGCACCTAATACCACTCAAGGAAAGCATATCAAATCAGAACCAGATATCCATTATCCTGTGAGTGATCAGCAAGCCTCATGTAACTCAAGGGACAATGATATTGTGAGTGGTGATACATTACAGATTGATAATATTTGTTCTCTTGTTGAAG GTAATACATCTTATAATTCCCAAATAGCAAAGATATTCAACTCACCCCCTTTGAAAAAGGTTGAGCTACAGGAACCTTCTCTACCCAATCACCAAGTGATTAGTAGTAAACGACAAAAACAATTGGACAACATCACTGAAAATAAAGACTTTGGTTTTCAAAAAGATGATTTTGTAGAGTGCACAGATATCTCACACAAAATAACTGATGAGTCAAAGTCACTTCAGCCCCCAGAATCACCATCTTTGAAGTATGTTGAAGCAAATAGTGGAATTGTAGAGGAAAGCAATCTGGAGCAAATCACTGAAAAAGAAAGCATGGCTAATGGTATGTGTTCAGTAGCTGCTAATCAGCAGGATAGTTCCCTGGAGGAAATTGCTGTGTCCTGCGATTACACTGCCCAAGATCCTGCAAGAAATGAGATTCTTGATGGTAAGACATCCGGCTTATACCTACATGATCAGCTGtcagaacttttaaaagaatttccCTATGGTATTGAAGCTGTGAACACATGTAAGGGCTCTGTGGCCCCAAAATTAACAGACGAAATCTCAAAAGATCAAACTTGTGATAAGACCGATTGTAACTCCAAAGACTCAATGGACTCAACAGaccaaatacaaattaaaatattaagcTCAGAggaaatgaaacaattatttccTGAACAGGATGATCAACGCTGTGAGGCAGACAAATTGACAGAACCTCAGAAAGAGAAGGCTGTCATGGAAGAAGGGAGCCGGTGTGACTCAGAAGCACTTACAGATGGAGAAAGCTGTGATTCTGTGATAGTGGATTCTGAGAAAGATGACGTCCGTTGCTGTGCGTTGGGGTGGCTCTCTATGGTTTATGAAGGAATTCCCCAGTGCCAGTGTAATTCCATCAAGAACCAGACTTcaggggaagaaaaagggaaagatcAATGTCCTCCTTTGGAGACCAACAGTTGTCAACAAGGAGAGAGGACCTCTGATAGAGATGTCCCTGTTGGATTTACTAGTTCTCCAAGTAACAAGCCAAAGATTCCTCTGAGTCTTCCAGATGGGAAAAACCATTTTCGTTTAACAGAAGAAGGCAAGAATATAAAAGATGGATCCCAAACAAAACATAACAGCTCACTAAGGTCAGAACAAGAAGTATCTAGTCAGTATTTATCTAAAGGTGATAAAAAACTAGATTTCTTGCAGAGTCACAAACGAAAAGCAAAACTGCAGTTTCATGAGATAACTTTTCACTCTGGTAATAAAATGACCAAGTTTTCTCAAGAGAGCCTGCAGAAGAGGCTCGTGGCACCAAACTCACGTCCACTAAAAGCAAAGACATGTTTtttgacaaataaaaacaaagatctACACGTGAAGAACGGTTCGTTGGTACAGTCAGTATcaccagaaaagagaaaattgaaagcAGGAGGCCCTAcacaaaaaattttggaaaaaaggaAGTTAGACGAAGGGAGTGTACATGTTTCagagatgaagaggaagaaacatgaTAAGCGAGAGCAGAACCGAAATGTGGGAGGTGGTACATTTAAGTTATGTAATTTTTTGTCAACCTCAAATGAAAGAGCCAGGGTTAAAGAAAAGGCAGTATCAAATGTTATGTCCTCAGGTTCCAAGGATAGTTCCTCTAAATTTAATAGAGTTCTAACACAGAAGGAGTATTTACAAAGGCAGAAGTATAAAGAAACAGTGGGTaacaaagcattaaaaaaatatgtgaagaatGTACCATGTGATTCTGAATACGTGAGGTCCAGTAAACTTGCTGTGCGAGTAGGGAGTTGTGGGACATCAAACGATAGACAGAGTAGCAGCGTGCAGACCTCTAAAGAACCAATCAATATTTATGTAAACCATGGTAAGAACATAAAAATCCACCACTCCGAGGAGTCTAAAACGAACGTTTCGAGGAATGTTAAAGGAACAGTTGGTGGAAAGCAGCCTGATAAAATGTGGATCGATAAAACCAAATTAGACAAAAACTTAACCAATATAAATAATGATGTTGAATTCAGCCAAATGTCTCCCCAGTCAAAGGATCAAAGGAAACTGTACCTGAACAGAGTTGCCTTTAAATGTACTGAACGTGAGAGCATTTGTCTCACAAAATTAGATGGTTCACCCAGGAAGCTTAATAAAGAGAAGAGACCAGAAAATAAACCTAAGAGCCTTTTGCTTGTGAAAGATACCACAGAAAAATCAAGAATGCTGGAGTTTAAATTATGTCCAGATGGGCTGATAAAGAATACAAACCCTGTTGAAGACCGGAAGGATCTGCAGCCTTGTCCTGGGAAGGAGCAAGCCCCTGTGCAAG tttcagGAATAAAAAGTACAAAAGAAGACTGGTTAAAATGTGTAACTGAGGAGAAAAGGATGCCGGAAGCCAACCAGGAAATAG ATGATAATGTTTTGGGTAATTCAAGAGTCTGCAAGAGAAGCTTCAGTGCAGATGGAATTGAGACACTACAAAACCCAGTAAAAGATTCAAAAGCAATGTTTCAAACCTACAAAAAGATGTACatggagaagagaagcagaagccTTTGTAGCAGtcctataaaataa
- the RESF1 gene encoding retroelement silencing factor 1 isoform X1: MNWNTKPETVTLPPQYPKSQTSFLEQALINTPSQSSLNYLGSNQEACMFLSNANPVSQPLPNIRNYKTPQQIPISDMHSGTIVASQTSVERITYANVKGPKQLNHNLQMSSGVTQNVWLNSPMRNSLLSHTGATVSQQTSFGTNTPNVHALQNQFVTSDTYSMQLQMIPSNSVSGPVTYQGNPRLNPSLSDQQVDWAQQQYTSNGLTYPDYRPLPKQYSYSSQSFMQDPTQKQNPMPSTSLQVKNSHPPNSALTLQSKQTATIQSYQYAVSQTDRRPPPPYDCRYASQPLQSTQHVIKHSLEVPQSQEMHLPEMRKDFCRGFQQQWQNLNDNVSMTGNVCNLKVNTNISQPFNGPIRSSVEGVQTLPQNNHEKRVDSCNLTSSQVLDTSVTKEKLVRDIKTLVEIKKKFSELARKIKINKSLLMAAGCIKTTNTPYSQSAQNSELSLNQTAKIQSEPQVTPVTPETAEDKLAPAMESLEETNVTHSTLNSNIQDTNCRNFNQVNSVLQNPVCSEKLPMLPNQLHDLKVMTSLKTSAVEITQATLNNTPFSSGNFVNVEQNVPTNSGTTSFPQSTSFEEYVSKYPNKNKLILSLLAHGDKTPKKSLKDASKTIQDSKPHTFERNPNTRITGNQLNLKTMEPPSTCKINPKISDNSFCLERKSSTNGVSSKNDSHCSMELLATCLSLWKKQPSQPTEEQCNGSRTYTTAVGISKPGEICDKSPFSVVENSPNKTVNSSQETTLSMVVQNYESLGATITKGTELQIAIVSPLILSDVKTLSVKEIKPEAPPETVYPVIKEGSVCSLQNQLAENTGVTAALKVNEPVASTTASTKIFPLIQKEKQNESTNGNSEGAPNTTQGKHIKSEPDIHYPVSDQQASCNSRDNDIVSGDTLQIDNICSLVEGNTSLQIDNICSLVEGNTSYNSQIAKIFNSPPLKKVELQEPSLPNHQVISSKRQKQLDNITENKDFGFQKDDFVECTDISHKITDESKSLQPPESPSLKYVEANSGIVEESNLEQITEKESMANGMCSVAANQQDSSLEEIAVSCDYTAQDPARNEILDGKTSGLYLHDQLSELLKEFPYGIEAVNTCKGSVAPKLTDEISKDQTCDKTDCNSKDSMDSTDQIQIKILSSEEMKQLFPEQDDQRCEADKLTEPQKEKAVMEEGSRCDSEALTDGESCDSVIVDSEKDDVRCCALGWLSMVYEGIPQCQCNSIKNQTSGEEKGKDQCPPLETNSCQQGERTSDRDVPVGFTSSPSNKPKIPLSLPDGKNHFRLTEEGKNIKDGSQTKHNSSLRSEQEVSSQYLSKGDKKLDFLQSHKRKAKLQFHEITFHSGNKMTKFSQESLQKRLVAPNSRPLKAKTCFLTNKNKDLHVKNGSLVQSVSPEKRKLKAGGPTQKILEKRKLDEGSVHVSEMKRKKHDKREQNRNVGGGTFKLCNFLSTSNERARVKEKAVSNVMSSGSKDSSSKFNRVLTQKEYLQRQKYKETVGNKALKKYVKNVPCDSEYVRSSKLAVRVGSCGTSNDRQSSSVQTSKEPINIYVNHGKNIKIHHSEESKTNVSRNVKGTVGGKQPDKMWIDKTKLDKNLTNINNDVEFSQMSPQSKDQRKLYLNRVAFKCTERESICLTKLDGSPRKLNKEKRPENKPKSLLLVKDTTEKSRMLEFKLCPDGLIKNTNPVEDRKDLQPCPGKEQAPVQVSGIKSTKEDWLKCVTEEKRMPEANQEIDDNVLGNSRVCKRSFSADGIETLQNPVKDSKAMFQTYKKMYMEKRSRSLCSSPIK; encoded by the exons ATGAATTGGAATACAAAACCAGAGACTGTCACCTTACCACCACAGTATCCTAAAAGCCAAACCTCTTTTTTGGAGCAGGCTTTAATAAACACACCATCTCAAAGTTCTTTAAACTATCTTGGAAGTAATCAAGAAGCGTGCATGTTTCTCAGTAATGCAAATCCAGTTTCACAGCCACTGCCCAAcataagaaattataaaactcctcaacaaaTCCCTATTTCTGATATGCATAGTGGGACAATTGTGGCCTCACAAACTTCAGTAGAAAGAATAACATATGCAAATGTTAAAGGACCAAAACAACTGAATCACAATTTGCAAATGTCTTCAGGAGTTACACAAAATGTATGGTTGAACTCACCAATGCGGAATTCTTTGCTTTCTCATACAGGGGCAACTGTATCTCAACAAACCAGTTTTGGAACTAATACGCCCAATGTACATGCACTACAGAATCAATTTGTAACATCGGATACCTATTCTATGCAACTACAAATGATCCCTTCTAATTCTGTAAGCGGTCCTGTAACTTATCAGGGAAACCCAAGACTAAACCCATCTTTATCAGACCAACAGGTTGATTGGGCACAACAACAGTATACATCTAATGGACTGACTTATCCGGATTACAGACCACTTCCAAAGCAATACAGTTATTCATCACAAAGCTTTATGCAAGATCCTACTCAGAAACAAAACCCTATGCCATCTACATCATTACAAGTTAAAAATAGTCATCCTCCAAATTCTGCACTGACTTTACAGTCAAAGCAGACTGCAACTATACAGTCATATCAATATGCAGTTTCTCAGACTGACAGAAGACCTCCTCCTCCTTATGACTGTAGGTATGCAAGCCAGCCGTTGCAAAGTACTCAGCATGTTATTAAACACTCTTTGGAAGTTCCTCAGAGTCAAGAAATGCACTTACCTGAAATGAGGAAAGACTTCTGTAGAGGCTTTCAACAGCAATGGCAAAACCTTAATGATAATGTCAGCATGACTGGAAATGTCTGTAACTTGAAAGTAAATACCAACATCAGTCAGCCTTTTAATGGACCCATTAGATCTTCTGTAGAAGGTGTTCAGACTCTTCCTCAAAATAATCATGAGAAAAGAGTGGATTCTTGCAATCTAACTTCAAGTCAAGTACTGGACACAAGTGTCACAAAAGAAAAGTTAGTGAGGGATATTAAAACattggtagaaataaaaaagaagttttCAGAACTtgcaaggaaaattaaaattaataaaagtctTTTGATGGCAGCAGGTTgtattaaaacaacaaatacCCCATATAGTCAGTCAGCTCAAAATTCTGAATTGTCTTTGAATCAAACTGCCAAAATCCAGTCTGAACCACAGGTAACCCCAGTCACTCCAGAGACTGCAGAGGATAAACTAGCACCAGCCATGGAATCTCTAGAGGAAACAAATGTAACACACAGTACATTGAATTCCAACATTCAGGACACCAATTGCAGAAATTTTAACCAAGTCAATTCTGTTTTACAAAATCCTGTCTGTTCAGAAAAGTTGCCAATGCTGCCAAACCAGTTACACGATTTGAAAGTTATGACTTCTTTAAAGACATCAGCTGTTGAGATTACCCAGGCAACATTAAATAACACCCCGTTTTCATCAGGAAATTTTGTCAACGTTGAACAAAATGTGCCAACAAATTCTGGAACAACTTCTTTTCCTCAGTCTACGTCTTTTGAGGAATATGTTTCAAAGTATCCAAATAAAAATAAGCTAATTCTCAGTTTACTGGCACATGGAGATAAAACTCCAAAGAAATCATTAAAAGATGCTAGTAAAACTATTCAGGATTCTAAACCACATACTTTTGAAAGGAATCCAAATACCCGAATCACTGGTAACCAACTGAATTTGAAAACCATGGAACCTCCAAGTACTTGTAAGATAAATCCCAAGATTTCAGACAATTCGTTTTGCCTTGAGCGTAAATCCTCTACAAATGGAGTGTCTTCTAAAAATGACAGTCACTGTTCCATGGAATTGCTAGCAACGTGTCTTTCTCTGTGGAAAAAACAACCTTCACAACCTACAGAAGAACAGTGTAATGGGTCAAGAACATATACAACAGCAGTTGGAATTTCAAAGCCTGGGGAAATCTGTGATAAGAGTCCATTTTCAGTTGTGGAAAATTCTCCGAATAAGACAGTAAACAGCTCACAAGAAACAACTTTGTCAATGGTAGTACAGAATTATGAGTCTCTAGGTGCAACTATTACAAAGGGAACAGAACTTCAGATTGCTATAGTGTCACCCTTAATTCTTTCAGATGTCAAAACGTTATCTGTCAAAGAAATAAAACCTGAAGCTCCACCTGAAACAGTGTATCCAGTTATTAAAGAAGGCAGTGTCTGTAGCTTACAAAATCAGTTGGCAGAAAATACTGGAGTTACTGCTGCTTTGAAAGTTAATGAACCAGTAGCAAGTACTACAGCAAGCACCAAGATTTTCCCACTAATtcagaaggaaaagcaaaatgaGTCAACTAATGGTAATTCAGAAGGCGCACCTAATACCACTCAAGGAAAGCATATCAAATCAGAACCAGATATCCATTATCCTGTGAGTGATCAGCAAGCCTCATGTAACTCAAGGGACAATGATATTGTGAGTGGTGATACATTACAGATTGATAATATTTGTTCTCTTGTTGAAGGTAATACATCATTACAGATTGATAATATTTGTTCTCTTGTTGAAGGTAATACATCTTATAATTCCCAAATAGCAAAGATATTCAACTCACCCCCTTTGAAAAAGGTTGAGCTACAGGAACCTTCTCTACCCAATCACCAAGTGATTAGTAGTAAACGACAAAAACAATTGGACAACATCACTGAAAATAAAGACTTTGGTTTTCAAAAAGATGATTTTGTAGAGTGCACAGATATCTCACACAAAATAACTGATGAGTCAAAGTCACTTCAGCCCCCAGAATCACCATCTTTGAAGTATGTTGAAGCAAATAGTGGAATTGTAGAGGAAAGCAATCTGGAGCAAATCACTGAAAAAGAAAGCATGGCTAATGGTATGTGTTCAGTAGCTGCTAATCAGCAGGATAGTTCCCTGGAGGAAATTGCTGTGTCCTGCGATTACACTGCCCAAGATCCTGCAAGAAATGAGATTCTTGATGGTAAGACATCCGGCTTATACCTACATGATCAGCTGtcagaacttttaaaagaatttccCTATGGTATTGAAGCTGTGAACACATGTAAGGGCTCTGTGGCCCCAAAATTAACAGACGAAATCTCAAAAGATCAAACTTGTGATAAGACCGATTGTAACTCCAAAGACTCAATGGACTCAACAGaccaaatacaaattaaaatattaagcTCAGAggaaatgaaacaattatttccTGAACAGGATGATCAACGCTGTGAGGCAGACAAATTGACAGAACCTCAGAAAGAGAAGGCTGTCATGGAAGAAGGGAGCCGGTGTGACTCAGAAGCACTTACAGATGGAGAAAGCTGTGATTCTGTGATAGTGGATTCTGAGAAAGATGACGTCCGTTGCTGTGCGTTGGGGTGGCTCTCTATGGTTTATGAAGGAATTCCCCAGTGCCAGTGTAATTCCATCAAGAACCAGACTTcaggggaagaaaaagggaaagatcAATGTCCTCCTTTGGAGACCAACAGTTGTCAACAAGGAGAGAGGACCTCTGATAGAGATGTCCCTGTTGGATTTACTAGTTCTCCAAGTAACAAGCCAAAGATTCCTCTGAGTCTTCCAGATGGGAAAAACCATTTTCGTTTAACAGAAGAAGGCAAGAATATAAAAGATGGATCCCAAACAAAACATAACAGCTCACTAAGGTCAGAACAAGAAGTATCTAGTCAGTATTTATCTAAAGGTGATAAAAAACTAGATTTCTTGCAGAGTCACAAACGAAAAGCAAAACTGCAGTTTCATGAGATAACTTTTCACTCTGGTAATAAAATGACCAAGTTTTCTCAAGAGAGCCTGCAGAAGAGGCTCGTGGCACCAAACTCACGTCCACTAAAAGCAAAGACATGTTTtttgacaaataaaaacaaagatctACACGTGAAGAACGGTTCGTTGGTACAGTCAGTATcaccagaaaagagaaaattgaaagcAGGAGGCCCTAcacaaaaaattttggaaaaaaggaAGTTAGACGAAGGGAGTGTACATGTTTCagagatgaagaggaagaaacatgaTAAGCGAGAGCAGAACCGAAATGTGGGAGGTGGTACATTTAAGTTATGTAATTTTTTGTCAACCTCAAATGAAAGAGCCAGGGTTAAAGAAAAGGCAGTATCAAATGTTATGTCCTCAGGTTCCAAGGATAGTTCCTCTAAATTTAATAGAGTTCTAACACAGAAGGAGTATTTACAAAGGCAGAAGTATAAAGAAACAGTGGGTaacaaagcattaaaaaaatatgtgaagaatGTACCATGTGATTCTGAATACGTGAGGTCCAGTAAACTTGCTGTGCGAGTAGGGAGTTGTGGGACATCAAACGATAGACAGAGTAGCAGCGTGCAGACCTCTAAAGAACCAATCAATATTTATGTAAACCATGGTAAGAACATAAAAATCCACCACTCCGAGGAGTCTAAAACGAACGTTTCGAGGAATGTTAAAGGAACAGTTGGTGGAAAGCAGCCTGATAAAATGTGGATCGATAAAACCAAATTAGACAAAAACTTAACCAATATAAATAATGATGTTGAATTCAGCCAAATGTCTCCCCAGTCAAAGGATCAAAGGAAACTGTACCTGAACAGAGTTGCCTTTAAATGTACTGAACGTGAGAGCATTTGTCTCACAAAATTAGATGGTTCACCCAGGAAGCTTAATAAAGAGAAGAGACCAGAAAATAAACCTAAGAGCCTTTTGCTTGTGAAAGATACCACAGAAAAATCAAGAATGCTGGAGTTTAAATTATGTCCAGATGGGCTGATAAAGAATACAAACCCTGTTGAAGACCGGAAGGATCTGCAGCCTTGTCCTGGGAAGGAGCAAGCCCCTGTGCAAG tttcagGAATAAAAAGTACAAAAGAAGACTGGTTAAAATGTGTAACTGAGGAGAAAAGGATGCCGGAAGCCAACCAGGAAATAG ATGATAATGTTTTGGGTAATTCAAGAGTCTGCAAGAGAAGCTTCAGTGCAGATGGAATTGAGACACTACAAAACCCAGTAAAAGATTCAAAAGCAATGTTTCAAACCTACAAAAAGATGTACatggagaagagaagcagaagccTTTGTAGCAGtcctataaaataa